AGACCGACCCACGATCGGTGAAATCCTCCGTCCCGTCCTTGAAGGGAAGGACCGCCACTTTCATCGGGAGCTTCGCCCCGCCCGCCGCCGGGTCGCCCGGTTTGTAGACGAACGTCGAGTTGACCGAGCAGCCCGCCATCAACGCAAGGACAACCGCGACAACCGGAACTCCCAATCCTCTCGAGCGACTTCTCATCGGATCTCCTCCCACCACCTGTTTATTCTCTCCATCTCTGCCGGCTTTGGCGTCCCCAACGGTTCGCCGCTCTGCGCGTCGAGCATCTCGCCGGACGTCACGATTGCCGACTCGCCCCGCGGCGTCACGGCCTTTACCCGGCCCTCCATCACGACGACGGCGGTCTGGTCCCTGGAGGCGAATACCGCAAGCCGCGCCGAGCCGAATCTCAAGCTCAGGGCATCGGTGGCGATTAGGAATTCCCGGGGCGTCGGACCCGCCATCCCCTCGACGGGCGGCTTGCTTGCTTCGAAATAAAGAAGGCCCTTCTCCAACGTCAGCCTGCATTCCAGCGACGGCCCGCAATCGCCGACGACCGCCTTCGAGTCCGGCCCGACCTTGATCCCGCTCCCGTCCCAGAGGTTGAGGCCCACCCCTTTCCCTTCCGTCGCGATCGCGGCGTTGGCGCCGATCGCCTTCGGCTCGGCCCCGCCGCCCCACAGGATCCCTTTCGTCCCTGTCGCCGCCTCCTTTTCGAGCGCGGCCGTGGTCCGTTCGAACTTCGTTTTCTGCGCGGCCATGTAGGCGTCCAGTTCGTCACGGGCGGCGGCGTCCCCGGGAGCCACCGAGCCTTCGAGCGCCGCCAGGGTCTTGAGGACCGCCCGTTTCTTCTCCGCCTCGCAATAGAGCGACAGGACAGGCGCCTTGCACGGATCCTCGATGGGAACGAGCGCCCCGGTGGCGGAGAATGCCTCGGAGAGGCCGCTCAACCGGAACAGTGCGTGGTCGCGCCAGGAAAGGACGTAGAGATCGCCTTCCCGGCACCGGAGCATTCCCCCGACGCCTCGCCGGACGACGACGAAGTCGCTGCCGTGCACGGCGTAGAGGTTTTCGCCGTCCGAGAAGTAGAGCAGTCCGTTTTTGTCATCGACCGCGATGGAAGGGATGTGCGGAAAGCCCGGAAGGTGCGCGAATAGTTTCGCGGGGCCGCCCTCTCCGAGAACGTAGATCCTCGGGCCGACGGAAAAAAACAGTTTTCCCCGCGCGAGGGCCATGGCGTCGATGGGGGCGTCGAGCTCGAGCAGCGCCTTGTGTCCCATCCCCTCCTTGTAAAGGAACAGCACCGATCTGCCGGTCTCCGTGATCCCGCCGATATAAGTCCGTTCCGCGTCCGGGACGAAGACGCGGCTCGAAAGGGGAACATCGAGGAGCTTCCTGGCCCCCCCCCCGTCCACGACGAAGAGGCCGCCGTTCGCGAGGAACTGCAGCTTCCCGCCGGCGAAGGCGAGTCCCCCGGGATTCGTCAGGGGCTCGCCGAACAGGAAATCCCCCGAGCCCGCATCGTAGATGTTGTCCCGGGTGAGAACGAGGACGGCGCCCGCCGGATCCACGTCGAAAACGAACGGGTCGCCGAGGGAGGATGTGTCGAGCATCTTCCGGACTTCGACTCTTGCGGCCAAGGCCCCGACCGGCGTCGCGAGAAGGACCGACAGCGCCAGCAACACGCATGCGAAGACGCCGCGGCCTTTCCTTCCCATGGTCATTGCCCGGCGCCTTTGTATTCATAGACGTATCGTTTAGGAGGGAACATCCCGGTAATGTCGCCGAAGACGTCGTTCAGGAAATTGAGGGGGACCCTTTCCGCCCTTCCGTACAGTTCCCTCGCCTCGTCCACGCTCCCGCGGGCAAGCACCCTCGGGGCGTCCGTGAGGATCTCCCCAACTTCGTCGCTGGTCGTCTTGACCGCGCTCATTATCGAGTACCCCGTCGTCACGGTCTTCCCGTAGATGCCAAGGCTATTCTCGACGATCTCCGTCGCCACGTCCTTCAACAGTTCCTTCGGCCTGGACTTGATGAACTCGGTGAGTTCCATCTCCTTGTCCGCTTCTCGATATGCGGCCTTTTGCCTGCCCCACCACGAGGGGCCGTCCTCCTCCGGGGGTTCCTCGGCCCGGCCCGGCGCCGTTTCGCCCTTCCCGCCAACGGTCAATTTCGGAAGGGGAACATCGGACGCGTGGAGAGTCGACCCCTTGTTCCACTTCTTCTCCCACTCCGCCTTGAGGTCGACGACTTTCGCGTCCGGCGGAAAGTCCGCCACGGGTTTCCGTGGCCGCTCGGCGGCCTTGAACGACTCCACAACGGCATGGGACGTTTTCGCATCCACCCGAACGTGCGAACGTGCGCCGCAATAGCCCCTGACGCCCGATATGCGATCGGCTTCCTGCCGGGAGAGCGACGCTTCCCGCCGCAGGTTTTCGGCTCTCCGGAGATACAGGTCGGTATCCCCGAACGGTTTAGGCGGGGCGATCCCGGGAAGCCCCGGTGTCGGGCCGGCGGGCCGGCTTTCCCTTTTCAGGCGTTCGACGTCTCCGACGATCCCGGCGTTCAGGTTCTGGCAAGCCTGCCGGAACTGGTTCGCCGACTGGGCGTAGCTCTGCTGCATCTGCCGCATCAGGTTGGCGCTCGGACCTTTGAATTGGGAGACCGGCATGGCCGGCATGGGAGGGCAGGAGACCGAAGGGACGGTGCAAAACTGAGGCGCGTCCAGGCAGGCGTCGGCGGCCTGGAGCATCCGGCTCAGATTACTCTCCATCTGGGCGAAAAACTGGCTGAATCCCGGGACGACCCCGCGGTCCTGGGCCGCCGCCGCCGCTCCCTGCCGGAGCTGCGGCAGGAGCGCCCGGAC
This portion of the Deltaproteobacteria bacterium genome encodes:
- a CDS encoding FecR family protein; translation: MGRKGRGVFACVLLALSVLLATPVGALAARVEVRKMLDTSSLGDPFVFDVDPAGAVLVLTRDNIYDAGSGDFLFGEPLTNPGGLAFAGGKLQFLANGGLFVVDGGGARKLLDVPLSSRVFVPDAERTYIGGITETGRSVLFLYKEGMGHKALLELDAPIDAMALARGKLFFSVGPRIYVLGEGGPAKLFAHLPGFPHIPSIAVDDKNGLLYFSDGENLYAVHGSDFVVVRRGVGGMLRCREGDLYVLSWRDHALFRLSGLSEAFSATGALVPIEDPCKAPVLSLYCEAEKKRAVLKTLAALEGSVAPGDAAARDELDAYMAAQKTKFERTTAALEKEAATGTKGILWGGGAEPKAIGANAAIATEGKGVGLNLWDGSGIKVGPDSKAVVGDCGPSLECRLTLEKGLLYFEASKPPVEGMAGPTPREFLIATDALSLRFGSARLAVFASRDQTAVVVMEGRVKAVTPRGESAIVTSGEMLDAQSGEPLGTPKPAEMERINRWWEEIR